In Ectothiorhodospira sp. BSL-9, a single window of DNA contains:
- a CDS encoding RES family NAD+ phosphorylase, giving the protein MVLARGCTGILFPSQVHEGGTNLIVYSARLKDGNSVMVNDPDRRFPRDQSSWVR; this is encoded by the coding sequence ATGGTGTTGGCCCGTGGCTGCACCGGCATCCTTTTCCCGAGCCAGGTGCATGAAGGCGGTACGAACCTCATCGTGTACTCAGCCCGTCTCAAGGATGGGAATTCGGTCATGGTGAACGATCCGGACAGGCGGTTTCCCCGCGACCAATCCAGTTGGGTGCGCTGA
- a CDS encoding RES family NAD+ phosphorylase, with protein sequence MILVNLPAGTILFRAHTPQWASRPTSGAGAAIQGGRFNRDGVEALYLSLDEVTALREYQQTSPFLPPCTMCSYTVTLRDLVDLRQLYRGEPWDDLWHDWRHLKFDLHIEPPHLGSCRHGVGPWLHRHPFPEPGA encoded by the coding sequence GTGATCCTCGTTAACCTCCCTGCCGGTACTATCTTATTCCGGGCGCATACCCCGCAGTGGGCCAGCAGACCGACAAGCGGCGCGGGTGCCGCAATCCAAGGGGGACGCTTTAACCGAGACGGCGTTGAGGCACTCTATCTATCGCTGGACGAGGTGACTGCGTTGCGTGAGTACCAGCAGACCTCACCCTTCCTGCCGCCCTGTACGATGTGCTCCTACACTGTGACGCTCCGAGATCTGGTCGACCTTCGCCAGTTGTATCGTGGGGAGCCCTGGGACGACCTCTGGCATGATTGGCGGCACCTGAAGTTCGATCTTCACATCGAACCCCCCCACTTGGGTTCTTGCAGACATGGTGTTGGCCCGTGGCTGCACCGGCATCCTTTTCCCGAGCCAGGTGCATGA
- a CDS encoding DUF2282 domain-containing protein: MTQHTAQSLSAASMAGAFALAVAGAVYAPSAVASSATMEKCYGVSPAGENDCAAGPGTSCSGTSTQDYQGNAWSLVPAGTCEELELPGDRQGSLEPLDRDLPSRS; this comes from the coding sequence ATGACCCAACATACCGCCCAATCCCTCTCCGCCGCCAGCATGGCCGGTGCCTTTGCCCTGGCCGTGGCGGGCGCCGTGTATGCACCCAGCGCCGTGGCGTCCTCGGCCACCATGGAAAAATGCTACGGCGTTTCACCTGCAGGCGAGAATGACTGCGCCGCCGGGCCGGGCACCTCCTGCTCGGGGACCTCCACCCAGGACTACCAGGGCAACGCCTGGAGCCTGGTACCCGCTGGCACCTGTGAAGAGCTTGAACTCCCGGGCGACCGGCAAGGCAGCCTGGAACCGCTGGACCGGGATCTGCCGAGCCGGTCCTGA
- a CDS encoding DUF692 domain-containing protein, with product MSDPTRPLTLAGADAIPPSAGVGLKPAHYRTILEQAPQMGWFEVHAENYMGAGGPPHRYLTAIRERYPLSIHGVGLSIGGAQALDRQHLNRLAELVRRYRPGLFSEHLAWSTHSGGFLNDLLPLPYTDETLDRVCRHIDQVQDVLGQRLLLENPSTYVDLADSTISEIQFLDAVSHRTGCGLLLDVNNVQVCATNHGFEAQAYLDAFPMNRVAEIHVAGHDQQQDDGGRPLLIDTHDRPATAGVWQLLDHTLALTGPLPVLIEWDNHIPSWPTLFDESRRAQHLLDRHILDEEAGHALAS from the coding sequence ATGTCTGATCCGACGCGCCCCCTCACATTGGCCGGTGCAGATGCCATCCCCCCATCGGCTGGCGTGGGCCTCAAACCGGCACACTACCGGACGATCCTTGAACAAGCTCCCCAGATGGGTTGGTTCGAGGTCCACGCCGAGAACTACATGGGCGCCGGTGGTCCGCCTCATCGTTACCTGACGGCCATCCGCGAGCGCTACCCCCTCTCCATTCATGGTGTGGGGCTTTCCATCGGTGGCGCACAGGCACTGGACCGCCAGCATCTCAACCGACTGGCTGAGCTGGTGCGCCGCTATCGCCCCGGGCTGTTTTCGGAACACCTGGCCTGGTCCACTCACTCGGGTGGATTCTTGAACGACCTGCTGCCCCTGCCCTACACCGACGAGACCCTGGATCGCGTCTGCCGCCACATCGATCAGGTGCAGGACGTGCTCGGACAACGCCTGTTGCTGGAAAACCCGTCCACCTATGTGGACCTGGCAGACAGCACCATCAGCGAGATCCAGTTTCTCGATGCCGTATCGCACCGCACTGGCTGCGGATTGTTGCTGGACGTGAATAATGTTCAGGTCTGCGCCACCAACCATGGCTTTGAGGCCCAGGCGTATCTGGATGCGTTCCCCATGAATCGGGTGGCCGAGATCCATGTGGCCGGCCACGATCAGCAACAGGACGACGGGGGTCGGCCGCTGCTCATCGACACCCATGACCGCCCCGCAACCGCCGGGGTCTGGCAGTTGCTGGACCACACCCTGGCACTCACCGGCCCCCTGCCCGTGCTCATCGAATGGGACAACCACATCCCCTCGTGGCCAACCCTGTTCGATGAGTCCCGCAGGGCTCAGCATCTGCTGGATCGCCATATCCTGGATGAGGAGGCAGGCCATGCCCTTGCAAGCTGA
- a CDS encoding DUF2063 domain-containing protein produces MPLQAEYEADFVQALRQPDTPLPVGVRGHGSLPPVLRFGVYRNNVHVSLVEAVTRLYPVVQRLVGESFFHALARRFVGQVLPESPVLIDYGEAFPDFIDYFEPAARLPYLGDVAHIEWAWHRAYHAQDQTPLPPQALSRIPPEQVGHLHLGLHPSLRVLESPWPARSIWHTNRHDAQVKRIDLESGAEATLVCRPHMDVQVHRVPLGTATFVKALSAGCRLAQAVDQATQHPGFDLQASLERLVGSGGVTAFRF; encoded by the coding sequence ATGCCCTTGCAAGCTGAATACGAGGCCGATTTCGTGCAGGCCCTGCGCCAGCCCGACACCCCGCTGCCCGTGGGGGTTCGCGGCCATGGTTCCCTGCCGCCAGTACTGCGGTTTGGCGTTTATCGCAACAATGTGCACGTCAGCCTGGTGGAAGCCGTGACCCGGCTCTACCCCGTGGTCCAGCGGCTGGTGGGAGAATCATTCTTTCATGCCCTTGCCCGCCGCTTTGTGGGGCAGGTGCTGCCTGAAAGCCCGGTACTCATCGACTATGGAGAGGCATTTCCCGATTTTATCGACTACTTTGAACCGGCCGCTCGCCTACCCTATCTTGGCGATGTGGCGCACATCGAGTGGGCCTGGCACCGTGCCTATCATGCCCAGGATCAGACGCCACTGCCGCCCCAGGCACTGTCCCGGATACCGCCCGAACAAGTGGGGCACCTGCACCTTGGGTTGCACCCCTCCCTGCGCGTGCTCGAGTCCCCCTGGCCGGCCCGTTCCATCTGGCATACCAATCGCCATGATGCCCAGGTGAAGCGTATCGATCTGGAGAGCGGCGCTGAGGCCACCCTCGTCTGCAGGCCCCACATGGATGTCCAGGTTCACCGGGTTCCCTTGGGCACGGCAACCTTTGTCAAGGCCCTGAGCGCAGGTTGCCGCCTGGCACAGGCGGTCGACCAGGCCACCCAGCACCCCGGTTTCGATCTGCAGGCCAGCCTTGAGAGGCTGGTGGGCAGTGGCGGCGTCACCGCGTTTCGGTTCTGA
- a CDS encoding ATP-binding protein — translation MNTLPLSLSRHHWRRVVSVNGMALLLRSLMLVTLYYAVGMWGFVFTPDAHGIPLVWPATGVGLAFVFLYGYWMLPAVGIAAALITWQFTLEVVPPLEAVGIVAATLMGVALGGHLLRRLIMRPRLDRLRDVWLFLSVGAVASSGLAALAGAWGMAVGLEEVRFTQTWWLCWVADLMGLVLVAPALISWLGAPVRLSRPVWIKAVVLTTGITGIAALVYSGVLPAGIAMPLSYAVFPLIMLAAVRCPVQITVTLTLIAGLIALSGTGWGLGPFVDMGLDESLLSLNAQLALLVLTGLVLNALSHEREAAEQRARHYLEDLARAGRLSTLGELSSSLAHELNQPLCALSSYAQACKRLLAQGKMDALQEALGQLDASAHRAAETVRQMRAFAAGQTPEQQPVSPRDLVHPVLELLRPELNRRHIPLTVHLPDALPRVSVVPLQVEQVLINLLRNAMDAVQGRSPARIDLQVASTRDGLTMIVTDTGPGIPPERLPRLFDPFATWKEGGLGLGLSISRSLIEAHGGQLTARNLPEGGAEFRFNLPLETHHANPNTPYSSRG, via the coding sequence ATGAACACACTCCCCCTCTCCCTGAGTCGACATCACTGGCGCCGGGTGGTATCGGTCAACGGCATGGCCCTGTTACTGCGCAGCCTGATGCTGGTCACCCTGTATTATGCCGTGGGCATGTGGGGGTTCGTCTTTACCCCCGATGCCCATGGCATTCCCCTGGTGTGGCCTGCCACCGGTGTGGGACTGGCCTTCGTGTTTCTCTACGGCTACTGGATGCTGCCTGCTGTGGGCATCGCCGCCGCCCTGATCACCTGGCAGTTCACTCTGGAAGTGGTGCCCCCGCTCGAAGCGGTCGGGATCGTCGCGGCCACGTTGATGGGGGTGGCCTTGGGCGGTCACCTGCTGCGGCGCCTGATCATGAGGCCGCGACTGGATCGGTTGCGGGATGTGTGGCTGTTCCTGAGCGTTGGCGCCGTGGCGTCCTCAGGGCTGGCGGCCCTGGCCGGGGCCTGGGGCATGGCCGTGGGCCTGGAGGAGGTGCGCTTCACCCAGACCTGGTGGCTGTGCTGGGTGGCGGACCTGATGGGACTGGTGCTGGTGGCGCCGGCGCTCATCAGTTGGCTGGGGGCGCCGGTCCGTCTCAGCCGACCGGTATGGATCAAGGCGGTGGTCCTCACGACCGGCATTACCGGCATTGCTGCGCTCGTGTATTCCGGCGTGCTGCCTGCGGGGATCGCCATGCCGCTGTCCTACGCGGTCTTTCCACTCATCATGCTGGCAGCGGTGCGCTGCCCTGTTCAGATCACCGTAACGCTCACCCTGATCGCCGGGCTCATCGCCCTGTCCGGGACCGGCTGGGGCTTGGGGCCATTCGTTGACATGGGTCTGGACGAGAGCCTGTTGTCCCTCAATGCCCAACTGGCCCTGCTGGTCCTGACCGGACTGGTGCTCAACGCCCTGAGCCATGAGCGCGAGGCGGCAGAGCAGCGGGCACGTCACTACCTGGAGGATCTCGCCCGGGCGGGACGACTGAGCACGCTGGGCGAGTTGTCCTCCAGTCTAGCCCATGAACTCAACCAGCCCTTATGTGCCTTATCAAGCTATGCCCAGGCCTGCAAGCGCCTGCTGGCCCAGGGCAAGATGGATGCCCTCCAGGAGGCACTGGGGCAGCTGGACGCCAGTGCCCACCGGGCTGCAGAAACGGTGCGACAGATGCGTGCCTTTGCAGCCGGTCAAACCCCCGAGCAACAACCCGTATCGCCCCGTGACCTGGTGCATCCGGTACTTGAACTGCTGCGACCGGAACTGAACCGGCGCCATATCCCATTGACGGTCCATCTCCCCGACGCGCTGCCCAGGGTCTCCGTGGTTCCCCTACAGGTGGAACAGGTGCTCATCAACCTGCTGCGCAATGCCATGGACGCCGTCCAGGGCAGGAGTCCAGCGCGCATTGATCTTCAGGTGGCCTCCACGCGCGATGGCCTGACCATGATTGTCACCGACACGGGACCGGGGATCCCCCCCGAACGCCTGCCCCGACTCTTCGATCCTTTCGCCACCTGGAAGGAAGGGGGACTGGGGTTGGGCTTGTCCATCAGCCGATCCCTGATCGAGGCCCACGGGGGGCAATTGACCGCACGCAACCTGCCGGAAGGCGGGGCCGAATTTCGTTTCAACCTCCCTTTGGAGACGCATCATGCCAACCCAAACACCCCATATTCATCTCGTGGATGA
- a CDS encoding response regulator transcription factor, with the protein MPTQTPHIHLVDDDPDVRAGVSLLLKSEDFHVRAFGDAQAVLEFVTPKTPGCLILDVRLPDMDGLTLQRRLKEQDIRMPIVFITGHGDIPMAVRALSEGALDFLEKPFGDEALLDAVRDALERDAEQRAGAQEVAHLQARLDSLTPRERDVLEGLLDGKPNKLIARDLDVSVRTVEIHRSNLMQKMGAKSASHLARLALACSEYQHRMLPTTAIDEKSLS; encoded by the coding sequence ATGCCAACCCAAACACCCCATATTCATCTCGTGGATGACGATCCGGATGTGCGCGCCGGGGTGAGCCTGCTGCTCAAGAGCGAGGACTTTCATGTCCGCGCCTTCGGCGACGCCCAGGCGGTGCTCGAGTTCGTGACACCAAAGACCCCCGGCTGCCTGATCCTGGATGTGCGCCTGCCGGACATGGATGGTCTCACCCTGCAGCGTCGGCTGAAGGAGCAGGACATCCGTATGCCCATCGTGTTCATTACCGGCCACGGAGACATTCCCATGGCGGTGCGGGCACTGAGTGAAGGCGCCCTGGATTTCCTGGAAAAGCCCTTCGGCGATGAGGCGCTGCTCGACGCGGTGCGCGATGCCCTGGAGCGGGATGCCGAACAACGGGCCGGTGCCCAGGAAGTCGCCCATCTGCAAGCGCGGCTCGACTCACTGACCCCACGGGAGCGTGACGTTCTGGAGGGTCTGCTGGATGGCAAACCCAACAAGCTCATCGCCCGGGATCTGGATGTGAGCGTGCGCACCGTGGAGATCCATCGCAGCAATCTCATGCAAAAGATGGGGGCCAAGAGCGCATCCCACCTGGCTCGGTTGGCCCTGGCCTGCAGCGAGTATCAACACCGCATGCTGCCGACGACGGCCATCGATGAAAAGTCCTTGTCCTGA
- a CDS encoding DoxX family protein — MSTSIHHPGKSAGQSLVRLVDATARGFGYLPASLSALLLRIAVAIPFWRSGLTKWDGLQLSPGARWLFEHEFQLHLFGETYTMPLPVLSAYLAAIGEILLPILLILGLGTRFAALGLLLMTLVIQLTIPDAWATHHLPWAAMLLAIMTWGPGRASLDHALARWYRRP, encoded by the coding sequence ATGAGCACGTCGATCCATCATCCGGGCAAATCAGCCGGCCAGTCCCTGGTGCGCCTTGTCGACGCCACCGCGCGGGGATTTGGGTATCTGCCCGCCTCGCTATCGGCCCTTCTGCTGCGGATCGCCGTGGCCATCCCCTTCTGGCGATCGGGGCTGACCAAGTGGGACGGCCTGCAACTCTCCCCGGGGGCCCGCTGGCTATTCGAGCACGAGTTCCAGCTGCACCTGTTCGGCGAGACCTATACCATGCCCCTGCCCGTTCTCAGTGCTTATCTGGCGGCCATCGGCGAAATCCTCTTGCCAATCCTGCTGATCCTGGGGCTGGGCACCCGCTTTGCGGCCCTCGGCCTGCTATTGATGACCCTGGTGATCCAGCTGACCATCCCCGATGCGTGGGCCACGCATCATTTGCCCTGGGCCGCCATGCTGCTGGCCATCATGACCTGGGGGCCAGGAAGGGCCTCCCTGGATCATGCCCTGGCGCGGTGGTACCGCCGCCCATGA
- a CDS encoding carboxymuconolactone decarboxylase family protein, producing the protein MTQDRFPLHEDAQVPEPARELSMSKFGMIPNLIRSMSTSPQLAEAYLTLNNLFEQTSLTVIERHVILLTISARHQCHYCVAAHSITADMSEVPAKITQALRAQEVLEDPRLESLRQFTLAVVEQRGWVSDAQVEDFLGAGFTDQQVLEVILGVGLKTLSNYTNHVTATTLDEPFAARRWEPSASG; encoded by the coding sequence ATGACCCAAGACCGTTTTCCCCTGCACGAGGATGCTCAAGTCCCTGAGCCTGCGCGTGAACTCAGCATGAGCAAGTTCGGCATGATCCCCAACCTGATTCGCTCCATGTCCACTTCCCCTCAACTGGCCGAGGCCTATCTCACCCTGAATAACCTGTTCGAACAGACCAGCCTGACGGTGATCGAGCGCCACGTGATCCTGCTCACCATCAGCGCGCGCCACCAATGCCACTACTGCGTCGCGGCCCATAGCATCACGGCGGACATGTCGGAAGTGCCGGCAAAGATCACCCAGGCGCTGCGGGCGCAAGAAGTGCTCGAGGATCCGCGTCTGGAGTCATTGCGCCAGTTCACCCTAGCGGTGGTGGAACAGCGTGGCTGGGTGTCGGATGCACAGGTGGAGGATTTTCTGGGCGCCGGGTTCACTGACCAACAGGTGCTGGAAGTCATCCTGGGGGTAGGCCTCAAGACCCTGAGCAATTACACCAACCACGTCACCGCGACCACGCTGGATGAACCCTTTGCGGCTCGCCGCTGGGAACCTTCGGCATCGGGTTGA
- a CDS encoding ATP-binding protein, with protein sequence MILADAIANSAQGIAQLFEELYDPAFLIDPAQGRFIGANAAACRFLGYSAEEFTQLTPTDIHPHEIPRLDAFMVSVREHGRWVADDLSCRTRDGSLLPAQVRATEVCIGGHVYVLTVVRDRREEQLAELGRSIRKLTHDLRNTMVASRLMGDRLCRHEDPMVRRSAELITRSVDRAVNMCQQTLEVGNAEEQQPQRERFLLGDVLEEIRAAIGPEEVARASLDTSQAADAEVDADFDQVYRILLNLVRNALAAGASRLQVIASREADSLLIDLSDDGPGIPEAMRARLFSEKSGSRTPGGAGLGLAIAWELARNHQGDLLLLNSGLEGTTFRLVLPAGPTLEGTPSRPQPGAKRPDGDPMPRP encoded by the coding sequence ATGATCCTTGCCGACGCCATTGCGAACAGCGCACAGGGCATTGCTCAGTTGTTCGAGGAGCTCTACGACCCGGCATTCCTGATCGACCCGGCTCAAGGGCGTTTCATTGGCGCCAATGCGGCGGCCTGTCGGTTTCTGGGGTATTCGGCCGAGGAATTCACCCAGCTGACCCCCACGGACATACACCCCCACGAGATCCCGCGGCTGGATGCCTTCATGGTGTCCGTGCGTGAGCATGGCCGTTGGGTGGCCGATGATCTGTCCTGTCGCACCCGGGATGGATCCCTGTTGCCTGCGCAGGTGCGGGCAACCGAAGTGTGCATCGGGGGGCACGTCTACGTCCTGACTGTCGTCCGTGATCGACGCGAGGAACAACTGGCGGAATTGGGTCGATCCATCCGCAAGCTCACCCACGACCTGCGTAACACCATGGTGGCATCCCGCCTGATGGGGGATCGACTCTGCCGTCATGAAGATCCCATGGTCAGGCGCAGTGCGGAACTGATCACGCGTTCGGTGGACCGTGCCGTGAACATGTGCCAGCAAACCCTGGAGGTGGGCAATGCCGAAGAGCAGCAACCCCAGCGGGAGCGGTTCTTGCTGGGGGATGTGCTTGAAGAGATCCGTGCGGCCATCGGCCCCGAAGAGGTGGCCCGTGCCTCCCTGGATACCTCGCAAGCAGCGGATGCAGAGGTGGATGCGGACTTCGATCAGGTTTACCGTATTCTGCTGAACCTGGTCCGTAATGCGCTGGCCGCAGGTGCCTCGCGCCTCCAGGTGATCGCCAGTCGTGAAGCCGACTCGTTGCTGATCGACCTGTCGGATGACGGCCCGGGTATCCCGGAGGCGATGCGCGCTCGCTTGTTCTCGGAAAAGTCCGGCTCACGAACGCCTGGAGGGGCGGGGCTGGGCCTGGCCATCGCGTGGGAGTTGGCGCGTAATCACCAGGGAGATCTGCTCCTCCTGAACTCGGGTCTGGAGGGAACCACCTTTCGGCTGGTATTGCCTGCAGGGCCGACGCTGGAAGGGACACCATCAAGGCCTCAGCCTGGCGCCAAGCGCCCTGATGGTGACCCGATGCCTAGGCCCTGA
- a CDS encoding carboxymuconolactone decarboxylase family protein, which translates to MTQYDHDSETSRSTLQQVAADFAGTVPNLYRTLDRHSLSLEAFVQLEHLLERHGRLPPDEQALVVLEVAVHNECTYCQGVFSREAARAGVDTRTIAEVVARRPLGQHRYRYLLEATRQIMERRGCLGRAQVGLFEERGVSHEDLLEIITIISTFTLATYANNLLHTRIDPEYR; encoded by the coding sequence ATGACACAATACGATCATGATAGTGAAACAAGTCGTAGCACCCTGCAACAGGTGGCTGCGGATTTTGCGGGCACCGTTCCCAATCTCTACCGCACACTCGATCGTCATTCGCTGTCACTGGAGGCCTTTGTACAACTGGAGCATCTGCTTGAGCGCCATGGCAGGCTCCCCCCGGATGAGCAGGCCCTGGTGGTTCTCGAGGTGGCCGTGCACAACGAGTGCACCTATTGCCAGGGCGTCTTCTCCAGGGAGGCTGCCCGGGCCGGTGTCGACACCCGAACCATCGCCGAAGTCGTGGCCAGGCGGCCACTGGGTCAGCATCGCTACCGATACCTACTCGAGGCCACGCGCCAGATCATGGAGCGTCGCGGTTGCCTGGGTCGGGCGCAAGTGGGGCTCTTCGAGGAACGGGGCGTGTCCCACGAGGACCTGCTGGAGATCATCACCATCATCTCCACATTCACCCTGGCCACCTATGCCAACAATCTGCTTCACACCCGGATTGATCCCGAATACCGTTAA
- a CDS encoding FMN-binding glutamate synthase family protein → MPIVVLILAGIVALSVASLFWFWPPVILATVAGVVLALVALRDHFQTRHSLRRNFPLFARGRWMMEALRPFVRQYFIESDIDGAPISRMFRSIVYQRAKGEIDSVPFGTRVDVYRSGYEWIGHSLAAIPVDKVEPLRVKVGGPDCRQPYRASILNVSAMSYGALSQNAVLALNRGACKGGFAHNTGEGGISPYHLREGGDLIWQIGTGYFGCRDRAGRFCPDTFRENAVRDSVRMIEIKLSQGAKPGHGGILPAAKNTPEIAAIRDVPVGVEVESPPTHSAFDSPLGLMVFIGRLRELSGGKPVGFKLCIGRRSEFVALCKAMVESGIAPDFITVDGGEGGTGAAPLEYTNSVGMPLRAALAFVDDCLTGFGLRSSVTVIASGKILTGFHLVKNLALGADLCNSARGMMLALGCVQSLVCNSNHCPTGVATQNSRLQRGLVVSDKGDRVASYHARTLRATAELIASAGLCHTLELNRTHIHRRIDQHAIRRYDEIFPYMPYGALLKQPLPPEFALYWEEADVDHFLPRHCLTRTRSGTEEVLERV, encoded by the coding sequence ATGCCCATCGTTGTATTGATCCTGGCCGGCATCGTGGCGCTGTCTGTCGCATCGCTATTCTGGTTTTGGCCGCCCGTGATCCTGGCTACGGTGGCGGGGGTCGTCCTGGCCCTGGTGGCCCTGCGGGATCATTTTCAAACCCGCCACTCCCTGCGCCGCAATTTTCCCTTGTTTGCCCGCGGGCGTTGGATGATGGAGGCGTTACGGCCTTTCGTGCGGCAATACTTCATCGAGTCGGACATCGATGGGGCGCCCATCAGCCGCATGTTTCGCAGCATCGTCTATCAGCGGGCCAAGGGGGAGATCGACAGTGTGCCCTTTGGCACCCGGGTGGATGTCTATCGCAGCGGCTACGAGTGGATCGGCCATTCCCTGGCGGCCATTCCCGTGGATAAGGTCGAACCGCTGCGTGTCAAGGTGGGTGGGCCCGACTGTCGTCAGCCTTACAGGGCCAGCATCCTGAACGTTTCTGCCATGAGCTATGGTGCCTTGAGTCAGAATGCCGTTCTGGCGCTCAATCGGGGGGCTTGCAAGGGCGGCTTTGCCCACAACACGGGGGAGGGGGGTATCAGCCCCTATCACCTGCGGGAGGGGGGCGATCTGATCTGGCAGATCGGCACCGGCTACTTCGGTTGCCGGGATCGCGCGGGCCGATTCTGTCCCGACACATTCAGGGAGAATGCAGTCAGGGATTCGGTCAGGATGATCGAGATCAAGCTCTCTCAGGGGGCCAAGCCCGGCCACGGGGGTATCCTGCCCGCCGCCAAGAATACACCGGAGATTGCCGCGATCCGCGACGTTCCGGTGGGTGTGGAGGTGGAGTCTCCACCCACCCATAGCGCCTTTGATTCTCCCCTGGGTCTGATGGTTTTCATTGGGCGCCTGCGGGAACTCTCCGGCGGCAAGCCCGTGGGTTTCAAACTGTGCATCGGCCGGCGCAGCGAATTTGTCGCCCTGTGCAAGGCCATGGTGGAATCCGGAATTGCCCCGGATTTCATCACGGTGGATGGCGGGGAGGGCGGTACGGGGGCTGCGCCCCTGGAATACACCAACTCGGTGGGCATGCCACTGCGCGCCGCCCTGGCGTTCGTTGACGACTGCCTGACCGGTTTTGGGCTCAGATCCTCGGTCACCGTGATCGCCTCGGGAAAGATTCTGACGGGATTTCACCTGGTCAAGAATCTGGCGCTGGGCGCCGATCTGTGCAACAGCGCCCGGGGCATGATGCTGGCCTTGGGGTGCGTGCAGTCACTGGTGTGCAACAGCAACCACTGCCCAACGGGGGTAGCCACGCAGAATTCCCGATTGCAACGAGGTCTGGTGGTGAGTGACAAGGGGGATCGAGTCGCCTCTTACCATGCCAGGACCCTGCGGGCGACCGCTGAACTGATCGCCTCTGCCGGCCTGTGTCACACCCTGGAGTTGAACAGGACTCACATACACCGCCGGATTGATCAGCATGCCATCAGGCGCTATGACGAGATCTTCCCTTACATGCCCTATGGCGCACTGCTCAAACAGCCCTTGCCACCGGAGTTTGCCCTCTATTGGGAGGAGGCAGACGTGGACCACTTCCTGCCCCGGCATTGTCTCACCCGCACCCGCTCTGGCACTGAAGAGGTGCTGGAGCGGGTTTAA
- a CDS encoding DcaP family trimeric outer membrane transporter — MKHPNKPCTARPTRLMACITASLLAGGSTAAWSQTEIDFGGYVKMDAMFTDRTNDAADDASETFLVPALIPLDGQEDTRNVTRYSVRESRFYLRTRTPTDGDDLVTHIELDFMDSRELNRNRLVGNQAPRLRHAFVSLGPWTAGQTWGTFYNVTTKPETLDFVGPVGTLFNRNIQIRYTRPMGESDNLMLSLEQPFTTLTVEDSGTNVRSGRDDRWPDIVARYNVHRDWGHGSVAGIVRNLRAERSTSDDIDRDIDDDVWGAALSLTGLVKIGASDDLRFQLNYGNAMGRYLGLNVFPDAFIEADGTLDTLEAYGGYVAYRHWWNQNTRSNAVVSYAAADNPGDAYAGVNQEVQSVHLNLLHDVMDNVMVGLEYIWAERSIEGRINGQGSGDVNRVQGSVRVSF, encoded by the coding sequence ATGAAGCACCCAAACAAGCCTTGCACCGCCCGCCCCACCCGACTCATGGCCTGCATCACCGCCAGCTTGCTGGCAGGCGGGTCCACCGCGGCCTGGTCCCAGACGGAGATCGACTTTGGCGGCTACGTGAAGATGGATGCCATGTTCACGGACCGCACCAACGACGCCGCCGACGATGCCAGTGAGACCTTTCTGGTCCCCGCGTTGATCCCGCTGGATGGGCAGGAAGACACTCGAAACGTCACCCGTTACAGCGTGCGCGAGTCCCGGTTCTATCTGCGAACCCGCACACCCACCGACGGGGATGACCTGGTCACCCATATCGAACTGGATTTCATGGACAGTCGCGAACTGAACCGCAATCGACTGGTGGGTAACCAGGCGCCGCGACTGCGCCATGCCTTCGTCAGCCTGGGCCCTTGGACTGCGGGCCAGACCTGGGGCACCTTCTACAACGTCACCACCAAGCCCGAGACGCTGGACTTCGTGGGTCCGGTGGGCACTCTGTTCAACCGGAATATCCAGATCCGCTACACACGCCCCATGGGCGAATCCGACAACCTGATGCTATCCCTGGAACAGCCCTTCACCACGTTGACGGTGGAAGACAGTGGCACCAACGTGCGCAGTGGCCGGGATGATCGCTGGCCGGACATCGTCGCCCGGTACAACGTGCATCGTGATTGGGGACATGGCTCAGTGGCAGGCATCGTGCGCAACCTGCGGGCCGAACGCAGCACCTCCGACGACATCGACCGGGACATCGATGACGACGTGTGGGGGGCGGCCTTGAGTCTGACAGGCCTGGTCAAGATCGGCGCGAGCGATGATCTCAGGTTTCAGCTCAATTACGGCAATGCCATGGGTCGTTATCTGGGGCTGAACGTGTTCCCCGATGCCTTCATCGAGGCGGACGGCACGCTCGATACCCTGGAGGCCTATGGAGGCTACGTGGCCTATCGCCACTGGTGGAACCAGAACACGCGCAGCAATGCGGTCGTCAGCTATGCTGCGGCCGACAACCCCGGAGATGCCTACGCGGGGGTCAACCAGGAGGTTCAATCCGTGCACCTGAACCTGCTACACGACGTGATGGACAACGTGATGGTCGGACTGGAATACATCTGGGCCGAGCGCTCCATCGAGGGGCGCATCAACGGTCAAGGAAGTGGTGACGTCAACCGGGTGCAGGGGTCCGTGCGGGTGAGCTTCTGA